Part of the Sporomusa termitida genome, TTCTATATTTATAAATTTCTAATAATTGCATACACACTTTTTATACTTTCCAGCCGCATCGGCGCAAAGAGGCCGCTGCTTGTACCAAAAATAAAGCCACTGCCGCGGCCCGCTGCCGCGGCAATTTTGCGCACCGCCTGCTCAAGGAACTCCCGGGAGTGCGGTTCAATCAGCGCCGCCGGGTCCAGATTCCCCCACAAGCAAAGCTTGCGGCCATATTGCTGCTTTACGGCCCCGATATCCATACCGGCCAGCGTTTCCAGACACTGCAGCCCGTCAAAGCCGGCGGCGGCGATATCCGCAAGCACCAGGGCCAGGTTACCGTCAGAATGGAAAAATACCGGCAGCCCCAGCTGTTGGGCATGGGCAGTCTGGCGGGCCAGCGAGGGAAATAAGGACTGCCGCAACAGGGAAGGGCGGGCAATGACGCCCTGATTAAAAGCAATGTCGTCGGCAAGAATAATACCGTTTATACCGCTGGCGGCCAGCCTGTCCATCAGCGACATATTCAGCTGTTCAACAGCGGCCGTTAATTCCAGGAAATCCTCATGGTGCCGGATCATTCTGGTCATCAGCTGCTCAAATCCCAGCAGCCGGAACCCCCAGCCCATCGGGCCGTCAAGTACCGCAAATGTAAACAAGTCAGACTTTGTCCAGTCCTGCAGCTCACCAAACACCACAGCCTGCGGCGCCGGCAGCCGGGCTGATGACTCATCGGCAACAACCGGGTGCAGGCACACGGCATCCAGGCCCAGAGTCTGCACAAACTCCAGCCGGTGTCTAAAGACAAGCTCGGTCTGGCCAAACATGGTCTGAATCAGTGCATCGGCAATAACCAGCTCTGCGCAGGGTATCCGGTCAACTGGCTGCCGTTTAATCGCCGCCGCCACTCTTGTCTTGTGATTCATAATACCTCCCTGCAAATTCCGGCTGGTTACTTCTGCGCGATTGCTTTGCTCCAGTCCAGACATATTTCCACACCCTGCCGGGCATCATCGACCCAGGCATCGGCCCCGGTATACTCTCTTACTTTTTCATTCACCAGACCGCCGATAAGGACCTTGATTTTTGAATTGCGTTCCAGCAGCCGCACCAGCTGAATGGTCCGCTTTAAAGCCTCAAAGCCGGGCGACAGCAAGGTGCATAAACACAGGATCTGAGCGCCTGATTCGGTTAAGGCCAGCATGAATTTATCAGGCGGCACATCGACCCCCAGGTCGTAGACCTCAAAACCGTAGCACCGCAGCAGGGAGCCTACCAGATTTTTGCCGATATCATGAATATCCCCCTCAATCGTTCCAAAAACGATTTTGCCGATAACAGGCTCCTTGGCGGCCAGTTCCACAACCGGCGCAATCATGTCCATAATCTGGGAAAATATCTCCGACGAAAGAATGAGATCACCCAGAAAGTATTCACCCCGGGAATACCGTTCACCCACGGCGATCAGGCCCGAGCGGCATTCCTCAACAATGTCCAATGGATAAACACCGGATTCCAGACTTTTCTTAACCAGTTCCAGCGCCAGCGGCTCATCAAGCTCGCTGATGGCGTTTGCCAGGAGTGCTAACACTTTAACGTCCCCCCTTTAACGGTTGTATATCTGAAATTAATGAATACCGGTCACTGCGGTAATAGAAAACACCAATGCCAACAGGCTGATCGTCACCAGTGTACAGGACCTGCTGCAGCCGTAATACAGGTGCTCCCGGTACAAGCTGCAGGTATTTGGCGTCAAATTCACTGACACTCTCGGCGGTCAGCATTGCCTGGCTCCTCACCGGCAGGAAGTCGGTGTGAATGGCAATAATCTCCGAAAACGCCATATACTGAAACTCATTTTCCAGAATAGGCCGGCCTTTTTTATAACACATATATTTATGCTCAACAGCAACCGCTTCGCCGTCAGCCGACAACAGCCGGCAATAGTATAAAATCCCCTGGCTGGGCAGCATGCCGATTTTCTGAGCAAACTCCGGCAGCTCTTTGCGAAAGCGGACATGCACCAAGCGGTGCCCGGTCTTTTTCCCCTCCTGGGCCATCTTGGCGGTAAACTCTTCCATGACAAACAGGGCGCGGTCCAATGACGGCCTGGAGACAAATGTGCCCCGGCCCTGCTGGGCACTGATCAGGCCCCGTTCAGCCAGCAGGCTGAGACATTTCCGCACCGTTGTCCGGCTCAATTCATATTCCCGTCCCAGATCATTTTCCGACGGCAGCGATTCTCCCGGTTTAAACTCACCAGCCAGTATCCGTTGCTCTAATATTGTTGCCAATTGATAAAAGGGCGGGGTAAATAAATTTTTATTAATTCTGTCCATTCCTTGTAGCAGCCACCTTATGCCAGCATCTATCCTTTATAGTTTCTACATGGGTGGAATCTTCCCTGCTTGCCTGATGAAAAAAGCTCCAGGGTATCAAGGGGGCGGCCCCGGGTACCCCCTGGACCGCCGCAGTTTTTTAGTAGTAGAATTCAAATTTTACCATATAGTTTTTATCAAGACGGTCGGAGGCCAGGCTGGTCAGGCCTCTTTCCTTAACTTTGAAATCCTGATATTCCAGCGACAGCAGGAGATTTTTTGCAATTACATTCTGGTAAGCCAGCATCAGCACATTGACATTATCGGTCCCGTGAGCGGAAACATTGTAGGGCTGGGCAAGATTGCTGACGGCCGTTTGGTCATAGCCGCCGGCGCCATTGGGGATGGCTCCCGGATCAATGCTGCGGTATCCGACCAGCCAGGCATCACTGCCCACTTTGGACGGATTGACCAGATTTACCGCCGGATACAGCACAGCCGGTCCCTGGCTGTTGCTGAACTGCACGGCCCAGGCTTTGGGATTGGACCCCAGCCCGTCCCGGGCATTGACAAGCGAGGTGCCGACATAGTCGCCCAGCAGCGTATACTTGCCAAGCTTGTAGTCAAAGCCGGCCGACCAGCCCTTCGACTTGTCATAACTGCCCCGGTTGGTGTTAAGCAGACCTTTACCGTCAGGGCTGCTGGTTCCCACAGCGTTGGCCCAGTAGTAGCCTGTCTTAACATTCAGGTCGTTATTCACCTTAAAACCGACCTGGGCGGTACTCAGCTGATTTTTGTTGGCCTCGGTGGACGGCCTGATGGTGCCTGTCCAGCCTTTGAAGCTGACGTCGCCGAACCGTTTGTTAATGGTGACACCGTCATAATTCAAGGGGCCGCCGAACAGGCCGGTTGTATAGAAATCAAGGGCCGACCGGCCGACGCGGATATTGTCTGACCCCAACAGCCCCTGGACCGTCACATTCATGATATCCAGGCTGATCTCCGAGCCGGAGCCGGGATAATTGACGCTGCCGAATTTATTGCCGCCGGAGGTTGTAATCCGGCCGATCCAGGAAATATCTTCATTGATCCGGCCCCAGAATTTAATCCGCTGCCGGAAATCAAACTGCTCCGAGCCGCTTAAGCGTTTGCCTGATGCCGGATTAGGGTCGTTGGCAATATAACGCATCCGCGTTTCACCGCCAAGCCAGGTGTTGGTTTTGTTTTCCACCTGGGCGACCCGGGCGCCGAGGCGGTTGAGCTCACTATTAAACTCGGCCGACAGGGTATCGATGATCTCTTTATTGTTTTCATCGGCCCTCTCGAAATTATCCATGGCTTTGGCCACAATAATGGCGAATTCGTACCTGGTCAGGACCCTGTCGCCCCGGAAGGTGCGGTCATTGTAGCCGTCAATAATCCCGGCTTGGGCCAGCTTGGCCACCGCGTCATAGGCCCAGTGATCGGCCGGCACATCACTGAACGACGTCGCCGCTGCCGCCGACACGGTGCCGGTCAGGGCCGGCGTCCCGGCCATGGTAATACTCATAAGCGCCAGGGGAATGATTGCCAGCAGTTTATTTACTTTTTTCATAATATATTCCTCCTCCATAAAATCACAGACATTTTTTTAAACTCTTCTGATAATTTCAGCTATGGATTGGCAACCAGCGGCCGGCCGGCGCTGCCGGTTGCGGCCCTTCCGCCTGCAGCCGGCAGCTTGCCCTGATGATTACATGGTCCAGGTCCACAGCCAATTAAAGGCCATCGCCTCTAGCTGATCCCAGGGCTGCTGAATCATAGCCTCATCCCCCCGTACACCGCCTAGCTCCTTGACCCTTGTCGCCCACGGGGTGATCCGGTACTGTCTGGCGATATCATCAGGAGCAGACGCAGCTGCCGCCGGCGGTTTCGGCACCGGTTTGCAGTTTTTGTCATACCAGCCGTATTGCATAATCGTATCAATCATGGCCCGGAAGTTTTCCGGCTTGGTGTCATAGGGTATATTACAGCCGCCATTGATGATAAAGCCGCCGCCTTTACCCACAGTCTCGCACAAATGGTGTACCCGTTCAGCAACTTCAGCCGGTGTCCCCAGGATAAAGGTAGAATCGTGTATTCCGCCCGAGATAGCCTGCTGCCGGCCAAAATCGGCTTTAGCCTTAAAGATATCCCCCTGGGTGTCAATATCGCAGAGCACCTTGCCCTGCGGCAATTCATTGAAGTGATGCCAGTGTTGTTTCCAGTCACCTTCCAGATAGGCCCGCACAGTATACCCGGCGGCAATTAATTTTTCCAGCACCCGCTTAAAGGATGGCCAATAGAAGGTGTCAAACTGCTTAGGCGACATAAAGCAGGCTTTATGGGTTGGCACAAAAATCGGGTAGCGCCGCAGCGGATCGGCAGTGGACAAGGCAAACCGCACCATGACGTCAACAAGCACATCGCAGGCCTCCAGCACCTGCCTCGGCCGGCGGTAGGTATCCATCAAGGCCCCCCGTAAGCCGCGCAGCACATCCCCCAGCACATCAAACGGCGCGATAAAAACCCCGGTCGTAGGCTGCGGCATTCCGCACACTGTTTGTAATTGCAGCGACCGGTTGCGCATGATATTATTCATCATCATCTGCCCCATACCGGCTTTCAGAAAAGCCATATGGGAACGGTTGGCATCCGGGCTGCCATATTCACCCAGGACCCGGGGCAAAAATTTGTTCAGCATAAATAAACCGGGGTCCTGAATAAGCAGCTCATACTCATCAGCCTGCATGTATTCTTCTTCAACAAACTGGAAGTGCTGGTTAGGAGGCAGGTCCCGTCCCGGCAGCTTATAGGTTTTGCAGCCAACTGCATCATACAGGGGCGCCCAGACGCGATTGTCACGTAAGGTGTCAATCTCTGGAAAGT contains:
- a CDS encoding cobalamin B12-binding domain-containing protein, with the protein product MLALLANAISELDEPLALELVKKSLESGVYPLDIVEECRSGLIAVGERYSRGEYFLGDLILSSEIFSQIMDMIAPVVELAAKEPVIGKIVFGTIEGDIHDIGKNLVGSLLRCYGFEVYDLGVDVPPDKFMLALTESGAQILCLCTLLSPGFEALKRTIQLVRLLERNSKIKVLIGGLVNEKVREYTGADAWVDDARQGVEICLDWSKAIAQK
- a CDS encoding uroporphyrinogen decarboxylase family protein — translated: MNHKTRVAAAIKRQPVDRIPCAELVIADALIQTMFGQTELVFRHRLEFVQTLGLDAVCLHPVVADESSARLPAPQAVVFGELQDWTKSDLFTFAVLDGPMGWGFRLLGFEQLMTRMIRHHEDFLELTAAVEQLNMSLMDRLAASGINGIILADDIAFNQGVIARPSLLRQSLFPSLARQTAHAQQLGLPVFFHSDGNLALVLADIAAAGFDGLQCLETLAGMDIGAVKQQYGRKLCLWGNLDPAALIEPHSREFLEQAVRKIAAAAGRGSGFIFGTSSGLFAPMRLESIKSVYAIIRNL
- a CDS encoding GntR family transcriptional regulator — protein: MDRINKNLFTPPFYQLATILEQRILAGEFKPGESLPSENDLGREYELSRTTVRKCLSLLAERGLISAQQGRGTFVSRPSLDRALFVMEEFTAKMAQEGKKTGHRLVHVRFRKELPEFAQKIGMLPSQGILYYCRLLSADGEAVAVEHKYMCYKKGRPILENEFQYMAFSEIIAIHTDFLPVRSQAMLTAESVSEFDAKYLQLVPGAPVLRLQQVLYTGDDQPVGIGVFYYRSDRYSLISDIQPLKGGR
- a CDS encoding uroporphyrinogen decarboxylase family protein; its protein translation is MSLEMQKLYDERLGRYQATIALEPTDRIPIASGSCYLAEVYSGATNQEIIYDPDKWLQAEMAFIKDFPEIDTLRDNRVWAPLYDAVGCKTYKLPGRDLPPNQHFQFVEEEYMQADEYELLIQDPGLFMLNKFLPRVLGEYGSPDANRSHMAFLKAGMGQMMMNNIMRNRSLQLQTVCGMPQPTTGVFIAPFDVLGDVLRGLRGALMDTYRRPRQVLEACDVLVDVMVRFALSTADPLRRYPIFVPTHKACFMSPKQFDTFYWPSFKRVLEKLIAAGYTVRAYLEGDWKQHWHHFNELPQGKVLCDIDTQGDIFKAKADFGRQQAISGGIHDSTFILGTPAEVAERVHHLCETVGKGGGFIINGGCNIPYDTKPENFRAMIDTIMQYGWYDKNCKPVPKPPAAAASAPDDIARQYRITPWATRVKELGGVRGDEAMIQQPWDQLEAMAFNWLWTWTM
- a CDS encoding S-layer homology domain-containing protein, giving the protein MKKVNKLLAIIPLALMSITMAGTPALTGTVSAAAATSFSDVPADHWAYDAVAKLAQAGIIDGYNDRTFRGDRVLTRYEFAIIVAKAMDNFERADENNKEIIDTLSAEFNSELNRLGARVAQVENKTNTWLGGETRMRYIANDPNPASGKRLSGSEQFDFRQRIKFWGRINEDISWIGRITTSGGNKFGSVNYPGSGSEISLDIMNVTVQGLLGSDNIRVGRSALDFYTTGLFGGPLNYDGVTINKRFGDVSFKGWTGTIRPSTEANKNQLSTAQVGFKVNNDLNVKTGYYWANAVGTSSPDGKGLLNTNRGSYDKSKGWSAGFDYKLGKYTLLGDYVGTSLVNARDGLGSNPKAWAVQFSNSQGPAVLYPAVNLVNPSKVGSDAWLVGYRSIDPGAIPNGAGGYDQTAVSNLAQPYNVSAHGTDNVNVLMLAYQNVIAKNLLLSLEYQDFKVKERGLTSLASDRLDKNYMVKFEFYY